Proteins encoded within one genomic window of Arachis stenosperma cultivar V10309 unplaced genomic scaffold, arast.V10309.gnm1.PFL2 arast.V10309.gnm1.Scaffold_100031, whole genome shotgun sequence:
- the LOC130960009 gene encoding uncharacterized protein LOC130960009: MEKLIKNQEMARQDQEAARKEQEAVRKDQATTIKNQEAAIRNLERHMEQMAKQNTEMGEKQSNASPSTTSDHPRDKGKATKWEECKAIMVGSEKKAINQEEHNRKVPREETEERSKEERKTKNAKSSKKDEDILETQLQEKKEGVKPDVPKLPYPQRKSFNLLEEKVHHHGQRKDIEANNDDDTEETKRLQEVVLFSD; the protein is encoded by the exons atggagaaactcatAAAAAATCAAGAGATGGCAAGACAAGATCAAGAAGCAGCAAGAAAAGAGCAAGAAGCAGTAAGAAAAGATCAAGCCACAACAATCAAAAACCAAGAAGCTGCAATCAGAAATCTTGAGAGGCATATGGAACAAATGGCTAAACAAAATACAGAGATGGGTGAGAAGCAATCAAATGCATCCCCTAGTACCACTTCAGACCACCcaagggacaaaggaaaagcTACAAAGTGGGAAGAATGCAAAGCAATTATGGTGGGAAGTGAGAAGAAAGCCATCAATCAGGAAGAACACAACAGAAAAGTTCCACGAGAAGAGACAGAAGAAAGAAGTAAAGAGGAGAGAAAGACCAAGAATGCAAAAAGCTCAAAGAAAGATGAGGACATCCTTGAAACACAGCTAcaggagaagaaggaaggggTGAAGCCAGATGTCCCCAAACTTCCGTACCCTCAGAG GAAGTCATTCAATCTCTTGGAGGAAAAAGTACATCATCATGGACAGAGGAAGGATATAGAAGCCAACAATGATGATGACACAGAGGAAACAAAGAGACTCCAAGAGGTTGTATTGTTCTCTGACTAA